A genomic segment from Halomonas sp. GD1P12 encodes:
- the cysT gene encoding sulfate ABC transporter permease subunit CysT, with the protein MKSLSFRQSGSARVLPGFGLSMGISVLFISLVLLLPITGLFGQLAGLSLAEYWSIVTEGRVVASYMVTLGAAAVAALVNAAFGLLLAWVLVRYEFPGKRLLDALMDLPFALPTAVAGITLATLYASNGWMGRLLEPLGFQVAYTWVGIALAMAFTSIPFVVRTVQPVLEDLPGEIDEAAMSLGATDGVAFRRVIMPHLWPALVTGTGLAFVRSLGEFGAIIFIAGNMPYETEITALMIFVRLQEYDYAGASAIASVVLFTSLALLLAINVWQGRFVRRLHGGST; encoded by the coding sequence ATGAAATCGTTGAGCTTTCGCCAATCCGGCAGCGCGCGCGTGCTGCCGGGTTTTGGTTTGTCCATGGGTATCAGCGTGCTGTTCATTTCGCTGGTGCTGCTTTTACCCATCACCGGGCTGTTCGGCCAGCTGGCGGGGTTGAGCCTCGCCGAGTACTGGTCGATCGTTACGGAAGGCCGAGTGGTGGCAAGCTATATGGTGACGCTGGGCGCGGCGGCGGTGGCTGCATTGGTCAATGCAGCGTTCGGGCTGCTGTTGGCCTGGGTGCTGGTACGCTACGAGTTTCCCGGCAAGCGGCTTCTGGACGCGCTGATGGACCTGCCCTTTGCGCTCCCCACCGCCGTGGCCGGCATTACGCTTGCCACGCTCTACGCCAGTAACGGCTGGATGGGTCGACTGCTCGAGCCGCTGGGGTTTCAGGTGGCCTACACCTGGGTGGGCATTGCGCTTGCCATGGCGTTCACCAGTATTCCCTTCGTGGTGCGCACGGTGCAGCCGGTGCTGGAGGATCTACCGGGGGAGATCGACGAGGCGGCGATGTCGCTCGGCGCCACCGACGGCGTCGCGTTTCGCCGCGTGATCATGCCGCACCTGTGGCCAGCGCTGGTCACCGGCACCGGGCTCGCCTTCGTGCGCTCGCTCGGTGAGTTCGGGGCGATCATCTTCATCGCCGGCAACATGCCTTATGAAACCGAAATCACCGCACTGATGATTTTCGTGCGCCTGCAGGAGTACGACTACGCCGGCGCCTCGGCGATCGCCTCAGTCGTGCTGTTCACTTCACTGGCGCTGCTGCTCGCGATCAACGTGTGGCAGGGGCGCTTCGTTCGTCGTCTGCACGGAGGATCTACCTGA
- the rpe gene encoding ribulose-phosphate 3-epimerase, producing MTAAKDFLIAPSILSANFARLGEEVDNVLASGADIVHFDVMDNHYVPNLTIGPMVCKALRDHGVTAPIDVHLMVKPVDRMIGDFIEAGASYITFHPEASEHIDRSLQLIRDAGCKAGLVFNPATPLSYLDYVMDKIDMVLLMSVNPGFGGQSFIPATLDKLRQARARIDAAPHPIRLEVDGGVKVDNIQAIREAGADTFVAGSAIFNAHSKSDPNGYDSVIGSLRQALVGH from the coding sequence ATGACCGCCGCGAAAGATTTTCTCATCGCCCCTTCGATTCTCTCTGCCAACTTCGCCCGCCTGGGGGAAGAGGTCGACAACGTGCTCGCCTCTGGCGCCGACATCGTCCACTTCGACGTCATGGACAACCACTACGTGCCGAATCTGACCATTGGGCCGATGGTGTGCAAGGCGCTTAGAGACCACGGCGTGACCGCACCCATCGACGTGCATCTGATGGTCAAGCCGGTGGATCGCATGATCGGTGATTTCATCGAGGCCGGTGCCAGCTACATCACGTTTCACCCGGAAGCCTCCGAGCATATCGACCGCTCGCTCCAGCTGATTCGCGACGCCGGCTGCAAGGCGGGACTGGTGTTCAACCCGGCCACGCCGCTTTCCTATCTCGACTACGTGATGGACAAGATCGATATGGTGCTGCTGATGAGCGTCAACCCGGGCTTTGGCGGGCAGTCGTTCATTCCGGCGACGCTGGACAAGCTCAGGCAAGCGCGCGCGCGTATCGACGCCGCCCCGCACCCGATTCGCCTGGAGGTCGACGGCGGCGTCAAGGTGGATAACATTCAGGCCATCAGGGAGGCCGGCGCGGATACGTTCGTCGCCGGCTCCGCGATCTTCAATGCACACAGCAAAAGCGATCCGAACGGCTACGACAGCGTGATCGGCTCACTGCGCCAGGCTTTGGTAGGCCACTAA
- the cysW gene encoding sulfate ABC transporter permease subunit CysW, translating into MRRVGDAPLVRNILIAAAVFLSALFLLLPLVAIFAQALSSGVMVFWENVSNVYTLHAIGLTLLIALMTIPVCLVFGVALAWLVTRFRFPGRRILQTLIDIPFAVSPVVAGLVYLLLYGRNGWIGSFLDGYDIQLMFAWPGILMVTIFVTCPFVARELIPLMQAQGTREEEAAVTLGASGWIVFRRVTLPNIKWALLYGVILTNARAVGEFGAVSVVSGAIRGQTNTLPLHLEQLYQDYNAVGAFSSAALLALIALLTLATKAALQRRATRREAIL; encoded by the coding sequence ATGCGCCGCGTGGGTGATGCACCGCTGGTTCGAAATATCCTGATAGCCGCCGCCGTTTTCTTATCGGCGCTGTTTCTGCTGCTGCCGCTGGTCGCCATTTTCGCCCAGGCGCTGTCCAGCGGCGTGATGGTGTTCTGGGAAAACGTCAGCAACGTCTATACCCTGCACGCCATTGGCCTGACGCTTTTGATCGCGCTGATGACCATTCCGGTGTGCCTGGTATTTGGCGTGGCGCTGGCCTGGCTGGTCACCCGGTTTCGCTTTCCCGGTCGGCGAATTCTGCAAACGCTGATCGACATTCCCTTCGCGGTATCGCCGGTGGTGGCAGGGCTCGTTTATCTGCTGCTCTACGGGCGTAACGGCTGGATCGGAAGCTTTCTGGACGGCTACGATATCCAGCTGATGTTCGCCTGGCCGGGAATTTTGATGGTCACCATCTTCGTCACCTGCCCGTTCGTCGCCCGTGAGCTGATTCCGCTGATGCAGGCCCAGGGCACCCGCGAAGAGGAAGCAGCGGTGACCCTGGGCGCCTCCGGCTGGATCGTCTTTCGCCGCGTCACGCTGCCCAACATCAAGTGGGCGCTTTTGTATGGCGTCATTTTGACCAACGCCCGAGCAGTGGGTGAGTTCGGCGCCGTGTCGGTAGTGTCCGGGGCGATTCGCGGCCAGACCAACACTCTGCCGCTGCACCTCGAGCAGCTTTACCAGGATTACAATGCGGTCGGGGCGTTTTCGAGCGCGGCGCTGCTGGCGCTGATTGCGCTTTTGACGCTGGCGACCAAGGCGGCCCTTCAGCGGCGCGCCACCCGCCGGGAGGCCATTTTATGA
- the cysP gene encoding thiosulfate ABC transporter substrate-binding protein CysP translates to MRLPLALSAPFTRTALALALSATAAGATGTAMAQERELLNSSYDIARELFAAINPDFIEWWEQEHDEEVSVSQSHGGSSAQARAIMQGLRADVVTFNQVTDVDVLADAGLVDEDWQDAFDNNASPYYSTTAFLVRKDNPKGIESWDDLVQEDVELVFPNPKTSGNARYTYLAAWGFADREFEGDEEQIHEFMRTLLANVAVFDTGGRGATTSFIERGIGDVLISFESEVNNIRREYGSDDYEVIVPPMSVLAEFPVAVVSENAERNGNEDLAQGYLDYLYTEEAQRTLAGFNYRVHNDAVVEEFADEFPETELFNVDDVFGSWDEIMETHFESGGMLDQLQRR, encoded by the coding sequence ATGCGCTTACCGCTTGCCCTCTCTGCTCCCTTCACCCGCACCGCGCTGGCCCTTGCTCTCAGCGCCACCGCTGCTGGCGCGACCGGTACCGCCATGGCCCAGGAGCGCGAGCTTCTGAACTCGTCCTACGATATCGCTCGCGAGCTGTTCGCCGCGATCAATCCGGACTTCATCGAGTGGTGGGAGCAGGAGCACGACGAAGAGGTCAGCGTGAGCCAGTCCCACGGCGGCTCCTCTGCCCAGGCGCGTGCCATCATGCAGGGCCTTCGCGCCGATGTCGTCACCTTCAACCAGGTGACCGATGTCGACGTACTGGCGGACGCCGGGCTGGTCGACGAGGACTGGCAGGACGCGTTCGACAACAACGCCTCGCCCTACTACTCCACCACGGCCTTTCTGGTGCGCAAGGACAACCCCAAGGGTATCGAGAGCTGGGACGATCTGGTTCAGGAAGACGTCGAGCTGGTATTCCCCAACCCGAAAACCTCCGGCAACGCACGCTACACCTACCTCGCCGCCTGGGGCTTCGCCGATCGTGAATTCGAGGGTGACGAAGAGCAGATTCATGAGTTCATGCGTACCCTTCTCGCCAACGTGGCGGTATTCGACACCGGCGGTCGCGGCGCCACCACGAGCTTCATCGAACGCGGCATTGGCGACGTGCTGATCAGCTTCGAGTCCGAGGTGAACAACATTCGCCGCGAGTACGGCAGCGACGATTACGAAGTCATCGTGCCGCCAATGAGCGTGCTGGCGGAGTTCCCGGTCGCGGTGGTCTCGGAAAACGCCGAGCGTAACGGCAACGAGGACCTCGCTCAGGGCTATCTCGACTACCTCTACACCGAAGAGGCTCAGCGCACGCTGGCCGGCTTCAACTACCGCGTTCATAACGACGCCGTGGTAGAAGAGTTCGCCGACGAGTTTCCGGAAACCGAGCTTTTCAACGTCGACGACGTCTTCGGCAGCTGGGACGAGATCATGGAAACGCATTTTGAGAGCGGCGGCATGCTCGACCAGCTTCAGCGTCGCTAA